The following coding sequences lie in one Micromonospora sp. R77 genomic window:
- a CDS encoding 3-deoxy-7-phosphoheptulonate synthase yields MTTPDSHQVIDQRIDRVVPLTTPALLHHHLPLDATLTEAVLAGRRAVSRVLDRADDRLLVVVGPCSVHDPAAALEYAGRLREVADQLADDLLVVMRVYFEKPRSTVGWKGLINDPGLDGSGDVNTGLRTARALLLDVLRLGLPVGCEFLDPITPQYIADTVGWGAIGARTVESQVHRQLASGLSMPIGMKNRPDGSIDTAVDAIRAAGVPHVFPGIDFSGTPAIMHTRGNADGHLVLRGGGGRPNYDAQSVAGALDLLRAAGLPERVVIDASHANSGKDHRNQPKVAADVAGQLAAGQRGIVGIMLESFLLPGRQDLDPTRELEYGRSVTDACIGWDTTAEVLTDLATAVRTRRATLPAHA; encoded by the coding sequence GTGACGACCCCGGATTCCCATCAGGTCATCGACCAACGGATCGACCGTGTCGTTCCGCTGACCACCCCGGCCCTGCTGCACCACCACCTGCCCCTGGACGCCACGCTCACCGAGGCCGTGCTGGCCGGTCGACGCGCGGTCAGCCGGGTGCTGGACCGCGCGGACGACCGCCTGCTGGTGGTGGTCGGCCCGTGCTCGGTGCACGACCCGGCCGCCGCCCTGGAGTACGCGGGCCGGCTGCGCGAGGTGGCCGACCAACTCGCCGACGACCTGCTGGTGGTGATGCGGGTCTACTTCGAGAAGCCGCGCTCCACGGTGGGCTGGAAGGGCCTGATCAACGACCCGGGGCTGGACGGCTCGGGTGACGTCAACACCGGCCTGCGGACCGCCCGCGCACTCCTGCTCGACGTGCTGCGCCTGGGCCTGCCGGTGGGGTGCGAGTTCCTCGACCCGATCACCCCGCAGTACATCGCCGACACCGTCGGCTGGGGCGCGATCGGCGCGCGGACCGTGGAGAGCCAGGTGCACCGGCAGCTCGCCTCCGGCCTGTCCATGCCGATCGGCATGAAGAACCGCCCCGACGGCAGCATCGACACGGCGGTGGACGCGATCCGGGCGGCCGGGGTGCCGCACGTCTTCCCCGGCATCGACTTCTCGGGCACCCCGGCGATCATGCACACCCGGGGCAACGCCGACGGTCACCTGGTGCTGCGCGGCGGGGGTGGCCGCCCGAACTACGACGCCCAGTCGGTGGCCGGGGCGTTGGACCTGCTGCGCGCGGCCGGGCTGCCGGAGCGGGTGGTGATCGACGCCAGCCACGCCAACAGCGGCAAGGACCACCGCAACCAGCCGAAGGTCGCGGCCGACGTGGCCGGGCAGCTCGCCGCCGGCCAGCGCGGCATCGTCGGCATCATGCTGGAGAGCTTCCTGCTCCCCGGCCGGCAGGACCTGGACCCGACCCGGGAGCTCGAGTACGGCCGCTCCGTCACCGACGCCTGCATCGGCTGGGACACCACCGCCGAGG
- a CDS encoding phosphodiesterase — protein MPTPVSSAVERAAAALARRRHARLLHPAGRTFSAEVMIWGTPGPPTGVPLLDLPSRCPATVRLSKGVPTPGSWPDVLGLGVRLHRDPQPPVDLLVSSSGAAPVLRNLPLPRRDFTGTYSSIMSFRAGRRRLFLAALADPDSPDLGRGLAALSAAAGTGEPRLVLAVASGVGPWRPFGQVCLDGRRDARADAALAFDPIGNLPPGLRAVGPVARLRDRTYSGSRRARGASAQSGGSTGFTV, from the coding sequence ATGCCCACCCCCGTGTCCTCCGCCGTCGAACGGGCCGCCGCCGCCCTGGCCCGCCGGCGGCACGCCCGGCTGCTGCACCCGGCCGGCCGCACCTTCTCCGCCGAGGTGATGATCTGGGGTACGCCCGGACCGCCGACCGGTGTGCCGCTGCTCGACCTGCCGAGCCGCTGCCCGGCGACGGTGCGCCTGTCGAAGGGGGTGCCGACCCCGGGGAGCTGGCCGGACGTGCTGGGGCTGGGCGTGCGGCTGCACCGGGATCCGCAGCCGCCGGTGGACCTGCTGGTGTCGTCCAGCGGCGCCGCCCCGGTGCTGCGGAACCTGCCGCTGCCCCGGCGGGACTTCACCGGGACGTACTCCTCGATCATGTCGTTCCGGGCCGGCCGGCGGCGGCTCTTCCTGGCCGCGCTGGCGGACCCGGACTCGCCGGACCTGGGTCGCGGCCTGGCGGCGCTGTCGGCGGCGGCCGGCACCGGGGAGCCGCGGCTGGTGCTGGCGGTGGCCTCGGGGGTCGGGCCGTGGCGACCGTTCGGGCAGGTCTGCCTGGACGGGCGGCGCGACGCCCGGGCGGACGCCGCGCTGGCCTTCGACCCGATCGGCAACCTGCCGCCGGGGCTGCGGGCGGTGGGCCCGGTCGCGCGGCTGCGCGACCGGACCTACTCCGGTTCCCGCCGGGCCCGCGGTGCGTCGGCTCAGTCGGGCGGTTCGACGGGGTTCACGGTCTGA
- a CDS encoding pitrilysin family protein, whose translation MTLITDRPGPGAARPYRFPQVVRRGVAGGQVVAAHLPGQNLAVALLLLDAGAGREPVGKEGLGGVLAKALEEGTAQRDATTYALAIEALGTELVTALDWDSFQVSVQVPVERLSAAVELLAEAVRTPRLDPEDVRRVRDDEATALRMDWANPGPRADAALRADLFGAENRWGRPMYGDPASVAGLDVEDVTVFHSEWFLRPGTLVVAGDLDRIDLDALGAAAFAGSGGGPVAKGDPIEVPLHDRRRIILVDRPGSVQSTLRLGHPSPHRAHPDHVPMTLAGTVLGGAFTSRLNHLIREVRGYTYGIRGDFASSRRFGRFAVASGVQTAVTAPALVEAVGEITRTQSTGVTEDELAVARSWRAGQLSVELQSPRAIASALTTLVVHDLPDDYHARLRESLLAADVAQVSAAAAAHLHPHALTLVVEGDSAVIRDELVAAGLGEVVDHAGRPV comes from the coding sequence ATGACGCTGATCACCGACCGTCCCGGGCCGGGTGCCGCCCGCCCGTACCGGTTCCCGCAGGTGGTCCGCCGGGGTGTCGCCGGTGGCCAGGTCGTCGCCGCGCACCTGCCCGGGCAGAACCTCGCCGTCGCGCTGCTGCTGCTCGACGCCGGCGCCGGGCGCGAGCCGGTCGGCAAGGAGGGCCTCGGCGGGGTGCTGGCCAAGGCGCTGGAGGAGGGGACCGCGCAGCGCGACGCCACCACGTACGCGCTGGCGATCGAGGCGCTCGGCACCGAGCTGGTGACCGCGCTGGACTGGGACTCCTTCCAGGTCAGCGTGCAGGTGCCGGTGGAGCGGCTGAGCGCCGCCGTGGAACTGCTCGCCGAGGCGGTCCGTACGCCCCGGCTCGACCCGGAGGACGTGCGCCGGGTCCGCGACGACGAGGCGACCGCGCTGCGGATGGACTGGGCCAACCCGGGCCCCCGGGCGGACGCCGCGCTGCGGGCCGACCTCTTCGGCGCCGAGAACCGCTGGGGCCGCCCGATGTACGGCGATCCCGCCTCGGTGGCCGGGCTGGACGTCGAGGACGTCACGGTCTTCCACTCCGAGTGGTTCCTGCGCCCCGGCACCCTGGTCGTCGCGGGCGACCTCGACCGGATCGACCTGGACGCGCTCGGCGCGGCGGCGTTCGCCGGCAGCGGGGGCGGCCCGGTCGCCAAGGGCGACCCGATCGAGGTGCCGCTGCACGACCGGCGGCGGATCATCCTGGTGGACCGGCCCGGGTCGGTGCAGTCCACGCTCCGGCTGGGACACCCGTCCCCGCACCGCGCCCACCCCGACCACGTGCCGATGACCCTCGCGGGCACCGTGCTGGGCGGCGCGTTCACCTCCCGGCTCAACCACCTGATCCGCGAGGTGCGCGGCTACACGTACGGCATCCGCGGCGACTTCGCCTCGTCCCGCCGGTTCGGCCGGTTCGCGGTCGCCTCCGGGGTGCAGACCGCGGTGACCGCCCCGGCGCTGGTCGAGGCGGTCGGCGAGATCACCCGTACCCAGTCGACCGGGGTGACCGAGGACGAGCTGGCGGTGGCCCGCTCCTGGCGGGCCGGGCAGCTCTCGGTGGAGCTGCAGAGCCCTCGGGCGATCGCCTCCGCGCTGACCACGCTGGTGGTGCACGACCTGCCGGACGACTACCACGCCCGGCTGCGCGAGTCGCTGCTCGCCGCGGACGTCGCCCAGGTCTCCGCGGCGGCGGCGGCGCACCTGCACCCGCACGCGCTCACCCTGGTCGTCGAGGGTGACTCGGCGGTCATCCGGGACGAACTCGTCGCCGCCGGTCTCGGCGAGGTCGTCGACCACGCCGGCCGACCGGTGTGA
- a CDS encoding PPOX class F420-dependent oxidoreductase codes for MADEQNRQALTDLIASRQLGVLATVKRDGRPQLSSVNYAFDRAAGLIRVSVTDGRAKVANLRRDPRASFHVSSDDGWSYAVAEARAELTPVAARADDDTVEELVGLYRAVQGEHPDWADYRAAMVADGRLVLRLHVERVYGLPPRG; via the coding sequence ATGGCGGACGAGCAGAACCGGCAGGCCCTGACCGACCTGATCGCGAGCCGGCAGCTGGGGGTGCTGGCCACCGTCAAGCGGGACGGCCGTCCCCAGCTGTCCAGCGTGAACTACGCCTTCGACCGGGCCGCGGGACTGATCCGGGTGTCGGTGACCGACGGGCGGGCCAAGGTCGCCAACCTGCGTCGCGACCCCCGGGCCAGCTTCCACGTCAGCAGCGACGACGGCTGGTCGTACGCGGTGGCCGAGGCGCGCGCCGAGCTGACCCCGGTGGCCGCGCGGGCGGACGACGACACCGTCGAGGAGCTGGTCGGTCTCTACCGCGCGGTGCAGGGCGAACACCCCGACTGGGCGGACTACCGGGCCGCCATGGTCGCCGACGGCCGGCTGGTGCTGCGGCTGCACGTCGAGCGGGTCTACGGCTTGCCGCCGCGCGGCTGA
- a CDS encoding CBS domain-containing protein, with protein MTTVGEFMTTRLVTMDGNDTLTAAAQEMRDSAIGDVVVTDGDNVVGIVTDRDITVRGVAENMDPDSTTLNQITSRDVITVSQYDDAVAAADLMRTYAVRRLPVIDDGRLVGLVSMGDLAVEREPQSVLADISADEPNN; from the coding sequence ATGACAACGGTCGGAGAGTTCATGACGACCCGGTTGGTGACGATGGACGGCAACGACACGCTCACCGCGGCGGCGCAGGAGATGCGCGACAGCGCCATCGGCGACGTGGTGGTGACCGACGGCGACAACGTGGTCGGCATCGTCACGGACCGGGACATCACGGTCCGGGGCGTCGCCGAGAACATGGATCCCGACTCGACCACCCTCAACCAGATAACCAGCCGTGACGTGATCACGGTGAGCCAGTACGACGACGCGGTGGCCGCCGCCGACCTGATGCGGACGTACGCCGTACGCCGGTTGCCGGTGATCGACGACGGCCGGCTGGTCGGCCTGGTCTCCATGGGTGACCTGGCGGTCGAGCGGGAGCCCCAGTCGGTGCTGGCCGACATCAGCGCCGACGAACCCAACAACTGA
- a CDS encoding SCP2 sterol-binding domain-containing protein — protein MVDATTRFFEDLDRREFEPLLAKTSGTLRFDLNEGAQTTHWMLQIDRGKLAVSQEDREADTVVGTDPRFFDDLVTGGENTIAALLRGEMTVTGDLRLVLQVERLFPSPAGTRGPRRASCREVC, from the coding sequence ATGGTGGACGCGACCACGAGGTTCTTCGAGGACCTGGACCGGCGGGAGTTCGAACCCCTGCTGGCGAAGACCTCCGGAACCCTGCGCTTCGACCTGAACGAAGGGGCGCAGACCACGCACTGGATGCTCCAGATCGACCGCGGCAAGCTGGCGGTCAGTCAGGAGGACCGGGAGGCCGACACGGTCGTGGGGACCGATCCGAGGTTCTTCGACGACCTGGTCACCGGCGGTGAGAACACCATCGCGGCCCTGCTGCGCGGTGAGATGACCGTCACCGGCGACCTGCGCCTGGTGCTCCAGGTCGAACGGCTCTTCCCCAGCCCGGCGGGCACCCGGGGGCCCCGTCGCGCGTCCTGCCGGGAGGTGTGCTGA
- a CDS encoding pitrilysin family protein yields MPDSGYPWPIETTRLDNGLRVVVSEDRTAPAVAVNLWYDVGSRHEPDGQTGFAHLFEHLMFEGSVNVAKTEHMKLIQGSGGSLNATTNPDRTNYFETVPAEHLELALWLEADRMGGLVPALTQETLDNQREVVKNERRQRYDNVPYGDAWLRLLPLLYPPGHPYHHATIGSMADLNAADLATFQSFHTTYYAPNNAVLTVVGDAEAAEVFALADKYFGAVPARAEIPGAPDGRTVARTGRPVAETVTADVPAPRVYVAHRTHPFGTPGYDVATVLATVLGSGRGSRLYQRLAHGERIAQPDLVGAYGVDLAHAPAPLIATATARPGVTAERLAAGLADVVDELATVPVTAAELDRAKALLSTAWWRQMSTVDGRADTLGRYATQFGDPAKAGERLPAWLAVTAEQIAELAAELLGADDRVTLTYLPEETA; encoded by the coding sequence ATGCCCGACAGCGGTTACCCCTGGCCCATCGAGACGACCCGACTGGACAACGGCCTGCGCGTGGTGGTGAGCGAGGACCGCACCGCCCCGGCGGTCGCCGTGAACCTCTGGTACGACGTGGGCTCCCGGCACGAGCCGGACGGACAGACCGGCTTCGCCCACCTCTTCGAGCACCTGATGTTCGAGGGGTCCGTCAACGTCGCGAAGACCGAGCACATGAAGCTCATCCAGGGCTCCGGCGGTTCGCTCAACGCCACCACCAACCCGGACCGGACGAACTACTTCGAGACGGTCCCGGCGGAACACCTGGAGCTGGCGCTCTGGCTGGAGGCCGACCGGATGGGCGGCCTGGTCCCGGCGCTGACCCAGGAGACCCTGGACAACCAGCGCGAGGTGGTCAAGAACGAGCGCCGCCAGCGCTACGACAACGTGCCCTACGGTGACGCGTGGCTGCGGCTGCTCCCGCTGCTCTATCCGCCTGGGCACCCCTACCACCACGCGACGATCGGGTCGATGGCCGACCTGAACGCCGCCGACCTGGCCACCTTCCAGTCCTTCCATACCACGTACTACGCGCCGAACAACGCGGTGCTCACCGTGGTCGGTGACGCCGAGGCGGCCGAGGTGTTCGCCCTCGCCGACAAGTACTTCGGCGCCGTCCCGGCCCGCGCGGAGATCCCCGGTGCGCCGGACGGGCGTACCGTGGCGCGGACCGGCCGGCCGGTGGCCGAGACGGTCACCGCCGACGTGCCCGCCCCCCGGGTGTACGTCGCGCACCGCACCCACCCCTTCGGCACCCCCGGGTACGACGTGGCCACCGTGCTGGCCACCGTGCTCGGCAGCGGCCGGGGCAGCCGCCTCTACCAGCGCCTCGCGCACGGCGAGCGGATCGCCCAGCCCGACCTGGTCGGGGCGTACGGGGTGGACCTGGCGCACGCGCCGGCCCCGCTGATCGCCACCGCCACCGCCCGCCCCGGGGTGACCGCCGAGCGGCTCGCCGCCGGGCTGGCCGACGTGGTCGACGAGCTCGCCACCGTGCCGGTGACCGCCGCCGAGCTGGACCGGGCCAAGGCGCTGCTGAGCACCGCGTGGTGGCGACAGATGTCCACGGTGGACGGCCGGGCCGACACCCTCGGCCGGTACGCCACCCAGTTCGGCGACCCGGCGAAGGCCGGCGAGCGGCTGCCGGCCTGGCTGGCGGTCACCGCCGAGCAGATCGCCGAGCTGGCCGCCGAGCTGCTCGGCGCCGACGACCGGGTCACCCTGACCTACCTGCCCGAGGAGACCGCATGA
- a CDS encoding glycogen debranching N-terminal domain-containing protein: MAASNTVRILDGNTFVVSEDTGDIEATPSEPTGLFSIDTRFLSRWVLTVNGERLNALSYDDLQYYEARFFLVPGMATHYIDAKLSIIRERTVGGSFREQLTILNHDEKPVDLEIRIDAGSDFADLFQVKDEILNKKGEIYTEVEADRLRLGYRRGNFKRETVISASVPPRFDQNGLAWTIHLEPNEQWDSSIDVQTFAVGPGGRDLRIGLRAHGTERLALQHDLEEWIAKAPKVNSQHGRVSATYQRSLIDLAALRFSPLSLGGQTLPAAGLPWFMTMFGRDSILTCLQVLPFAPELSKTTLRILGALQGTRFDDFREEDPGRILHEMRYGETAAFEEQPHSPYYGSVDATPLFVVLLDEYEKWSGDVALVEELEQECRAALKWVDDYADLVGNGYIWYERRNTDTGLENQCWKDSWDSISYRDGTLPPFPRATCEVQGYAYDAKMRAARLAREFWDDPGYADQLEREAAELKARFNRDWWVADGEFYALGLDPDGRQMDVLSSNIGHLLWSGIVDSDRAAKIAEHLVGPRLFSGWGVRTLAEGEVRYNPIGYHNGTIWPFDNSFIAWGLRRYGFAEEAATIASGILDAATYFDGRLPEAFGGYQRELTKFPVEYPTACSPQAWSTGTPLLLIRTMLGLEPHEGHLAVDPRLPVGMGRIEVLDIPGRWGRVDAFARGRMELHKLAD, translated from the coding sequence ATGGCCGCGAGCAACACGGTCCGGATCCTCGACGGCAACACCTTCGTCGTCTCCGAGGACACCGGGGACATCGAGGCCACGCCGAGCGAGCCGACCGGCCTCTTCTCCATCGACACCCGGTTCCTGTCCAGGTGGGTGCTCACCGTCAACGGGGAACGGCTCAACGCACTCTCCTACGACGACCTGCAGTACTACGAGGCGCGGTTCTTCCTGGTGCCCGGCATGGCGACGCACTACATCGACGCCAAACTGTCCATCATCCGGGAGCGGACGGTGGGCGGCAGCTTCCGCGAGCAGCTGACCATCCTGAACCACGACGAGAAGCCGGTCGACCTGGAGATCCGGATCGACGCCGGCTCGGACTTCGCCGACCTGTTCCAGGTCAAGGACGAGATCCTGAACAAGAAGGGCGAGATCTACACCGAGGTGGAGGCGGACCGGCTGCGGCTGGGCTACCGGCGCGGGAACTTCAAGCGGGAGACCGTCATCTCCGCCTCCGTGCCGCCCCGCTTCGACCAGAACGGCCTGGCCTGGACCATCCACCTCGAACCCAACGAGCAGTGGGACAGCTCGATCGACGTGCAGACGTTCGCGGTCGGCCCGGGCGGACGCGACCTGCGGATCGGGCTGCGGGCGCACGGCACCGAGCGGCTGGCCCTCCAGCACGACCTGGAGGAGTGGATCGCCAAGGCGCCCAAGGTGAACAGCCAGCACGGCCGGGTCTCCGCCACCTACCAGCGCAGCCTGATCGACCTGGCGGCGCTGCGCTTCTCGCCGCTCTCCCTCGGCGGGCAGACGCTCCCGGCGGCCGGCCTGCCCTGGTTCATGACCATGTTCGGCCGGGACAGCATCCTCACCTGCCTCCAGGTGCTGCCGTTCGCGCCGGAGCTGTCCAAGACCACGCTGCGGATCCTCGGCGCGTTGCAGGGCACCCGGTTCGACGACTTCCGGGAGGAGGACCCGGGCCGGATCCTGCACGAGATGCGGTACGGCGAGACGGCCGCGTTCGAGGAGCAGCCGCACTCGCCGTACTACGGCTCGGTGGACGCCACCCCGCTGTTCGTGGTGCTGCTCGACGAGTACGAGAAGTGGAGCGGCGACGTCGCCCTGGTCGAGGAGCTGGAACAGGAGTGCCGGGCCGCGCTGAAGTGGGTCGACGACTACGCCGACCTGGTCGGCAACGGCTACATCTGGTACGAGCGGCGCAACACCGACACCGGCCTGGAGAACCAGTGCTGGAAGGACTCCTGGGACTCCATCTCCTACCGCGACGGCACCCTGCCACCGTTCCCCCGGGCCACCTGCGAGGTGCAGGGCTACGCGTACGACGCGAAGATGCGGGCGGCCCGGCTGGCCCGGGAGTTCTGGGACGACCCCGGGTACGCCGACCAGTTGGAGCGCGAGGCGGCCGAGCTGAAGGCCCGGTTCAACCGGGACTGGTGGGTGGCGGACGGGGAGTTCTACGCCCTGGGGCTGGACCCGGACGGCCGGCAGATGGACGTGCTCAGCTCGAACATCGGTCACCTGTTGTGGAGCGGCATCGTCGACTCCGACCGGGCGGCGAAGATCGCCGAACACCTGGTGGGGCCGCGGCTCTTCTCCGGCTGGGGGGTACGCACCCTCGCCGAGGGGGAGGTCCGCTACAACCCGATCGGCTACCACAACGGCACGATCTGGCCGTTCGACAACTCGTTCATCGCCTGGGGCCTGCGCCGGTACGGCTTCGCCGAGGAGGCGGCGACCATCGCCAGCGGCATCCTGGACGCCGCCACCTACTTCGACGGCCGGCTGCCCGAGGCGTTCGGTGGCTACCAGCGGGAGCTGACCAAGTTCCCGGTGGAGTACCCGACCGCGTGCAGTCCGCAGGCCTGGTCCACCGGCACCCCGCTGCTGCTGATCCGCACCATGCTGGGGCTGGAGCCGCACGAGGGGCACCTCGCCGTCGACCCGCGCCTGCCGGTCGGGATGGGGCGGATCGAGGTGCTGGACATCCCGGGCCGGTGGGGTCGGGTGGACGCCTTCGCCCGGGGCCGGATGGAGCTGCACAAGCTCGCCGACTGA
- a CDS encoding aspartate-semialdehyde dehydrogenase has translation MRIGIVGATGQVGGVMRQVLAERDFPAEQVRLFASARSAGRTLPWRDGEVTVEDAATADYRGLDIVLFSAGKGTAKELAPRVAEAGAVVIDNSSAYRMDPEVPLVVAEVNPHAAADRPKGIIANPNCTTMAAMPVLRPLHEEAELVALVVSTYQAVSGAGLAGVAELDEQVRKVAEQAGGLAFDGTAVQFPAPRSFARPIAFNVLPLAGSIVDDGSFETDEEQKLRNESRKILEIPGLKVSGTCVRVPVFTGHSLQINARFARPISPERARALLDGAPGVALSDVPTPLQAAGQDPTYVGRIRADETVEHGLALFCSNDNLRKGAALNAVQLAELVAAERR, from the coding sequence ATGAGGATCGGCATTGTGGGGGCCACCGGCCAGGTCGGTGGCGTGATGCGGCAGGTGCTGGCGGAGCGGGACTTCCCGGCGGAGCAGGTGCGGCTCTTCGCCTCCGCCCGGTCGGCCGGGCGCACGCTGCCCTGGCGGGACGGCGAGGTCACCGTCGAGGACGCGGCCACCGCGGACTACCGCGGGCTGGACATCGTGCTCTTCTCCGCCGGCAAGGGCACCGCCAAGGAGCTCGCCCCCCGGGTCGCCGAGGCCGGCGCGGTCGTCATCGACAACTCCTCGGCCTACCGGATGGACCCCGAGGTGCCGCTGGTGGTCGCCGAGGTCAACCCGCACGCCGCCGCCGACCGGCCCAAGGGGATCATCGCCAACCCCAACTGCACCACCATGGCCGCGATGCCGGTGCTGCGCCCGCTGCACGAGGAGGCGGAGCTGGTCGCGCTGGTCGTGTCGACGTACCAGGCGGTGTCCGGGGCCGGGCTGGCCGGTGTCGCCGAGCTGGACGAGCAGGTGCGCAAGGTCGCCGAGCAGGCCGGCGGGCTGGCCTTCGACGGCACCGCCGTGCAGTTCCCGGCGCCGCGTTCGTTCGCCCGCCCGATCGCCTTCAACGTGCTGCCGCTGGCCGGCTCGATCGTCGACGACGGCTCGTTCGAGACCGACGAGGAGCAGAAGCTCCGCAACGAGAGCCGCAAGATCCTCGAGATCCCCGGGCTGAAGGTCTCCGGCACCTGCGTCCGGGTGCCCGTCTTCACCGGCCACTCGCTCCAGATCAACGCGCGCTTCGCCCGGCCGATCAGCCCGGAGCGGGCCCGTGCCCTGCTCGACGGCGCCCCCGGGGTGGCGCTCTCCGACGTGCCGACCCCGTTGCAGGCCGCCGGCCAGGACCCGACGTACGTGGGTCGGATCCGCGCCGACGAGACCGTCGAGCACGGCCTGGCGCTCTTCTGCTCCAATGACAACCTGCGCAAGGGTGCCGCGCTCAACGCCGTTCAGCTCGCCGAGCTGGTCGCCGCCGAACGCCGCTGA